A single region of the Streptomyces sp. NBC_00425 genome encodes:
- a CDS encoding demethylmenaquinone methyltransferase, giving the protein MTRASLNKQPHEVASMFDRVAERYDVTNDVLSLGQDRRWRKEVAKAVDARPAQKVLDLAAGTATSSLPFAQTGAYVVPCDFSLGMLQVGKRNHAWLPFTAGDATKLPFRDDTFDAVTISFGLRNVQDFDAALREMHRVTRPGGRVVICEFSHPTWAPFRTVYTEYLMRALPPVARAVSSNPDAYVYLAESIRAWPDQAALAGHLRKAGWTKVAWRNLTGGVVTLHRGFKEA; this is encoded by the coding sequence GTGACCCGTGCTTCCCTGAACAAGCAGCCCCACGAAGTCGCCTCGATGTTCGACCGCGTGGCGGAACGGTACGACGTGACCAACGACGTCCTCTCGCTCGGCCAGGACCGGCGGTGGCGCAAGGAGGTCGCGAAGGCCGTCGACGCCCGCCCGGCGCAGAAGGTCCTGGACCTCGCCGCCGGCACGGCCACCTCCTCCCTCCCGTTCGCGCAGACCGGCGCGTACGTCGTCCCCTGCGACTTCTCCCTCGGCATGCTCCAGGTCGGCAAGAGGAACCACGCCTGGCTGCCGTTCACCGCGGGGGACGCGACGAAGCTGCCCTTCAGGGACGACACGTTCGACGCCGTCACCATCTCCTTCGGCCTGCGCAACGTGCAGGACTTCGACGCGGCCCTGCGCGAGATGCACCGCGTGACCCGGCCCGGCGGACGCGTCGTGATCTGCGAGTTCTCGCACCCCACCTGGGCGCCCTTCCGCACGGTCTACACCGAGTACCTGATGCGCGCGCTGCCCCCCGTCGCCCGCGCGGTCTCCTCGAACCCGGACGCCTACGTCTACCTCGCGGAGTCCATCCGCGCCTGGCCCGACCAGGCCGCCCTCGCCGGGCATCTGCGCAAGGCGGGCTGGACGAAGGTCGCCTGGCGCAACCTGACGGGCGGCGTGGTGACCCTGCACCGGGGCTTCAAGGAGGCCTGA
- a CDS encoding geranylgeranyl reductase family protein, whose translation MTEPHSQPFTANTADVIVVGAGPAGSTTAYYLAKAGLDVLLLEKTEFPREKVCGDGLTPRATKQLVAMGIDISEEAGWLRNKGLRIIGGGVRLQLDWPDLASFPDYGLVRKRDDFDEQLARQAQKAGARLHERCNVGAPIVDDRTGRITGVHAKLGEEKREVTFHAPLVVAADGNSTRLSLAMGLHRRENRPMGVAVRTYFTSPRHEDDYLESWLELWDRRGPGEDRLLPGYGWIFGMGDGTSNVGLGVLNTSDSFKELDWREVLKAWCASMPEDWGYTPENMTGPIRGAALPMAFNRKPHYTKGLLLVGDAGGLVNPFNGEGIAYAMESGQLAADVIVQAHARATPGQRELALQRYPQILADTYGGYYSLGRAFVKLIGNPKVMKIATQRGLTHPMLMKFTLKMLANLTDPTGGDAMDRIINGLSKVAPKA comes from the coding sequence GTGACCGAGCCCCACTCCCAGCCCTTCACCGCGAACACCGCCGACGTCATCGTCGTCGGCGCGGGACCGGCCGGCTCCACGACCGCCTACTACCTCGCCAAGGCCGGACTCGACGTACTCCTCCTCGAGAAGACCGAGTTCCCGCGCGAGAAGGTCTGCGGGGACGGCCTCACCCCGCGCGCCACCAAGCAGCTGGTGGCCATGGGCATCGACATCTCCGAGGAGGCCGGCTGGCTGCGCAACAAGGGTCTGCGCATCATCGGCGGCGGCGTCCGTCTCCAGCTGGACTGGCCGGATCTGGCCTCCTTCCCCGACTACGGCCTCGTCCGCAAGCGGGACGACTTCGACGAGCAGCTCGCCCGCCAGGCCCAGAAGGCGGGCGCCCGCCTCCACGAGCGCTGCAACGTCGGCGCCCCGATCGTCGACGACCGCACCGGCCGCATCACCGGCGTGCACGCCAAGCTGGGCGAGGAGAAGCGCGAAGTCACCTTCCACGCCCCGCTCGTGGTCGCCGCCGACGGCAACTCCACGCGTCTCTCGCTGGCGATGGGCCTGCACCGCCGTGAGAACCGCCCGATGGGCGTCGCCGTCCGCACCTACTTCACCTCCCCGCGCCACGAGGACGACTACCTGGAGTCCTGGCTGGAGCTGTGGGACCGCCGCGGCCCCGGCGAGGACCGGCTGCTGCCCGGCTACGGCTGGATCTTCGGCATGGGCGACGGCACGTCGAACGTCGGCCTCGGCGTGCTCAACACCTCCGACTCCTTCAAGGAGCTGGACTGGCGCGAGGTCCTGAAGGCCTGGTGCGCGTCCATGCCGGAGGACTGGGGCTACACCCCCGAAAACATGACCGGCCCGATCCGCGGCGCCGCCCTCCCCATGGCCTTCAACCGCAAGCCCCACTACACCAAGGGCCTGCTGCTGGTCGGCGACGCCGGAGGCCTGGTGAACCCGTTCAACGGCGAGGGCATCGCCTACGCCATGGAGTCGGGGCAGCTCGCCGCCGACGTCATCGTGCAGGCCCACGCCCGCGCCACCCCCGGCCAGCGCGAACTCGCCCTGCAGCGTTACCCGCAGATCCTCGCGGACACCTACGGCGGCTACTACTCGCTGGGCCGCGCCTTCGTGAAGCTCATCGGCAACCCGAAGGTCATGAAGATCGCGACCCAGCGCGGCCTGACGCACCCGATGCTGATGAAGTTCACGCTGAAGATGCTCGCCAACCTGACGGACCCCACGGGCGGCGACGCGATGGACCGCATCATCAACGGCCTGAGCAAGGTGGCCCCGAAGGCCTGA
- a CDS encoding GNAT family N-acetyltransferase: MNRALPVVRLRVPTDEDAVAWHRVFDDPDVMEFFGGRSTELSAYEELTARQRRHDAEYGFCLWTLLDADDRVIGFTGAQPWPRDWGPRGEIEIGWRLGREHWGRGYATAAARSTLERVRAAGVPEVVAMVDAGNRRSIAVAERLGMRLAETYARPQSTRESHCYRLTC, from the coding sequence GTGAACCGAGCTCTCCCCGTAGTACGGCTGCGCGTCCCCACGGACGAGGACGCGGTCGCCTGGCACCGGGTCTTCGACGATCCGGACGTCATGGAGTTCTTCGGCGGGAGATCCACGGAACTCTCGGCCTACGAGGAGCTCACCGCCCGCCAGCGCCGTCACGACGCCGAGTACGGCTTCTGCCTGTGGACGTTGCTGGACGCGGACGACCGGGTCATCGGGTTCACCGGCGCGCAGCCGTGGCCGCGGGACTGGGGTCCCCGGGGAGAGATCGAGATCGGGTGGCGGCTGGGCCGGGAGCACTGGGGCCGGGGATACGCGACGGCGGCCGCCCGGTCGACGCTGGAGCGGGTGCGGGCGGCCGGGGTGCCGGAGGTGGTGGCCATGGTCGACGCGGGCAACCGGCGGTCCATCGCCGTCGCCGAGCGGCTGGGGATGCGGCTCGCGGAGACGTACGCGAGGCCGCAGTCGACGCGGGAGTCGCACTGCTACCGCCTCACCTGCTGA
- a CDS encoding PASTA domain-containing protein, whose amino-acid sequence MHIPPKTPEVRVPRLVGLMAVDAREAAAAQGVLLAAPDRPDFPRTVVDYVVRQYPPPGVEVPVGAVVTVWFEFREGEGGGGAGVREPRVPRPGGGGLERELDRPKDPFAAIAG is encoded by the coding sequence GTGCACATACCACCCAAAACACCCGAAGTGCGTGTGCCCAGGCTCGTCGGCCTGATGGCCGTGGACGCTCGCGAGGCGGCCGCGGCGCAGGGTGTGCTGCTGGCCGCGCCGGACCGGCCCGACTTCCCTCGCACGGTCGTCGACTACGTCGTACGGCAGTACCCTCCGCCCGGCGTCGAGGTGCCGGTGGGCGCCGTCGTCACGGTGTGGTTCGAGTTCCGCGAGGGGGAGGGCGGCGGAGGCGCGGGCGTGCGCGAACCGCGCGTGCCGCGCCCGGGCGGGGGCGGGCTGGAGCGCGAGCTGGACCGGCCGAAGGACCCCTTCGCGGCGATCGCCGGTTGA